Sequence from the Mycosarcoma maydis chromosome 4, whole genome shotgun sequence genome:
ACGCAGCAAGCCAAAATGGTCCAACGGGCCAAGGGCAACGCACCGCTGCCGCACCCGCACTCGCACCAAATTTCACAATGGCAAGAAAGGGGGCCTCGTCGTCAGTAAAGGCGCGTGCGTTTGATGACTATCTTGGAGTACGACGATGGACTCTTGCGGAGCCTGCGgagcactcacgactcttgcGCAACAGAGATCTGGAAATGGCAAACGACGCCGAACGGGTCAAGAGTAAGTTATCACGTATGTGGATGGCCATCCCGACTTGCGCCCTTTcgcgtgtgtgtgtgtgtgtgccACGTCGCTCCTGTGCTACAACGCCCCTGTGCTACTACGCCAGCTGATCGTGATTTCGCCTCGCCGTCAACACGCaaaatcgtggatcgtgaatcgtgaatcgtgaatcgctcGCCGTCGCGGGACTTTAGAGTTTGACTTGGAACCTCACGCCTCCGTTCACAAGGCACCTCATTTTCAAGTTGTGAGCACGCTGTCGATgctacagtcacgagtccagAATtcaacactcgtcactgtgACAGCGTGCGGGCGCTATCGTTCCCATGTGCATGCGTGAAGGCTGGTTATATTGATTCTGATTCGGATTTGTTTATAATATTTTTGGCGAGTTGATGCTTGACGTTGGTAattcagtcacgagtgctgAGTAGTCACAAGTAgccatcgtgaatacaaTTCacatttcacgattcatgatttcaatcacgattcacgatggttGAGACAAACatttcacaattcgtgGATCAACTATAATATTAATAATTAGTGAGTTTGGCGTAACTTGCAAGACGACCACAACTGAAACAACCGGCCACCGTCCAggctattcgtgattcgattGCCTTGCACAGGTAGCTTTGAGGCATCCGCTGCCAGGCGAGCTGAGAAGCAAAAACACAAAACACAAAACACCGAACAGCGAACAGCGAACAGCGAACAGGCGCGGTAGTACGATACAGGAAATCACACAATCAGATGGCGCCGGGCGTCGGTACGCATGCGCGACTACCGTCGATGCCACTAACGTTAGACGAGCGCTCTGACCTTTATCGCGCAGAAGACAAGAACGATCTCGCCTGAGCTGATTCAAGTGGTGGCGTTTCGTGTGAGCCGACGGGCGGCGGTCTGTGGCGGTCTGTGTGTAAGCTGCAAGctcgtgattctgtgatgCAGAACGAGTAATGCAAGGAGCAGCCATccatactcacgactcgaccaGCCACGTAATTTAGTACAAGCATGCACGGATCATGCCTTGCCGCCTGAcaaccaacactcacgactgacaTCTGTGACACACTCGTCACGTGCGTCACGGTGACTGGGTTGCATGTTAgactctctctcttcttgCGATTCACTAGCCGCTAAACCACCTCTCCACCACACTTCGCTTGCCTTCCCCAAACATGAAATGTGGACTCTCCAACTCACAGGGTCGATCGGCATGCCTCAACGGACAATGCTCGCATAATCTAAGCAAAACAGTCGCAGATCCTCTAGCGATAAGCACAGGAAGCCAAcaagccagcagcaaagcatACAAACACAGAcacgagtcacagtcacgagtcacacAGACGAATCAGCCACACgtgtcattcacgattcacgatccataattcacgattcgtggttggcACGCGATCGGCGCACAAACTCCCCaaaattgtgaatcatACAGtacaagctcgagccagTCTGTGAGTCCATCGTCGATCAAGCACCAAACCAGTAAATTAATCGTGAACCTCgacgcttcacgcttggatCACTTTGCCTCGCCTGTTCAATCAGCAAAATCACTCAGACGACTCAGCcacaaaaaaaaaaaaaagaaaagaaaagagacacgagtgattcacgattcacgattcttcaAGCTCACTGTCGTATCTTGGACCCATCCATCCTACCCTTCCTATCCATCAGCCTCGATCTTCCttgccagcagcatcgctgAACGATACCCAGTCCATCTCATCCAGCATGCCGCCCAAGGTCGATGTCAACGATCCAGAGAATGCAAGGCTTCTCAAGCTCTTCGAATCGCTCAATCTGACCGGAAACAGAGccatcgagacgctcacAAACCCAAAGCACGTCGCTGCTATCGAGAGCGTTATCGCACACAACCATCTCACTAACAAACAGATCGACCCCAAGGCGTCCGCACTCATCATATCTGCATCCACCGCCAAAGATGCTTCCAACCAGCCCGCCAGAGACTATATCGTATCACGCATCCTCGACGCCAGCCTCACATCGTCCGATCAAGTTAACGCAGCATACAAGTACCTCTCATCCCTCAACAGCGAGCCAGACAAGGCTGCTTTTGACAAGGAATGCGGTGTTGGTAAGTAGACAGCCCACCTACGCAACAGCTAAACTTGACTCGCAAAATGATGAGATAAAAAAAAACCAAAACGCATGTATTAGAGCCGTCAGGGAGTCTCGTCTCCCCCATGGCATGCAGTTTTCTATATGATCTgaccttgctgctgctcatcgtcCAATCTTCATCCATGTCATGCAATCTCTGACAACGCGTTGCTCCACCTTCTATCCTGCACGCTCAACAGGCGTCGTCGTAACACCACAACAATCTCGCAAGGCGGTAGATGACTACATTGCATCTCACCGATCCGAACTCGATCCCGTTGATGGTTGGCCGAAACTCGGCTCGATCCTCTCTGGCGTCAAAGCTTCGCCCGACATGCGATGGGCCAACGCAGTCGACCTCAAGGACGCCGTAGATGCGGCGCTCCTAGCTACATATGGTCCCAAAAAGCCACCTCCTCCCaaggaaaagaagaagccatctgcttccacctcggccCACCCCAAAAAGGAAGCTGCACCAGCTGGTCCCGTCGATCCAGACGCCATGTTCAAGGAAGGCTTCCTCGCCAGTCTCCACAAACCCGGCGAAAACCCCCAGATCAAGCCAGAGCTCAAACAACAGCACCTCGCCGCTACCAAGGGCATGGTCATGACGCGTTTCCCACCAGAACCCAACGGCTTTCTCCACATTGGTCACAGCAAGGCCATCGCCGTCAACTTTGGCTTTGCCCGCTTCCATCGCGGTCTCTGTTACCTCCGATACGACGATACCAACCCCGAGGCAGAAGAGGAAAAGTACTTTACCAGCATCCTCGAGACAGTTCGATGGCTTGGCTTCGAACCCTTCAAGGTCACCTACTCGAGTGACTACTTCCAGCAGCTCTACCAGCTCGCCGTCGAACTCATTAAGCGTGGCAAGGCTTACGTCGATCACTCGACACCCGAAGAGATCAAGGAGCAGCGCGGTGGTCCCGAGCGCGGTCCACGCAAGCCTTCACGCTTCCGCGATCGTCCCGTTCAAGAGTCGCTTCAGGACTTTGAGGACATGAAGAACGGCAAATACGCCCCAGGCAAAGTCACGCTTCGGATGAAGCAGGACATCGAGAATGGCAACCCGCAGATGTGGGATCTGATCGCCTACCGTGTCCTCGAAGCTTCACACCACCGCACCGGCAAGGACTGGTGCATCTATCCCACCTACGACTTTACCCACTGTCTCGTCGATAGCTTTGAAAACATCAGCCACTCGCTCTGCACCACCGAGTTTATCCTCTCGCGCGAATCCTACGAGTGGCTGTGCGACGCGCTCGAGGTGTACAAGCCACGTCAGTCCGAGTACGGCCGTCTGGCGCTCCAGGGAACCGTCATGTCGAAGCGCAAGATTCTCAAACTCGTAAAGGAGCGCTACATCGAAGACTGGGATGACCCGCGCATGTTTACCCTCATCGCTCTTAGGCGTAGAGGTGTACCTCCCGGTGCGATCCTGTCCTTTGTTAGCGCGCTTGGCGTCACCACAGCCAAATCCACCATCCAGATCAGTCGGTTCGATCAAGCTGTGCGACAATACCTCGAGCTTTCGACGCCACGTTTGATGATGGTGCTCAACCCGCTCAAGGTGACCATCGAGAACTTACCCGACGACCACTTCCAGGAGATCGAAAAGCCTCTGCATCCCAAGGCGCCCGAGATGGGCACCAACAAGATCCCCTTCACCCGCACTGTCTACATCGACTCGTCCGACTTCCGCACCGAGGATAGCAAGGACTACTTCCGTCTGGCCCCAGGCAAGACGGTAGGTCTGTTGCAGGTACCCTTCCCCATCACATGTCAATCGTTCAAGACCAACGACCAGGGTGTACCGATCGAAGTGATTGCCACGTACGGCGATACAAGCTCGGCCAAGCCCAAGACATACATCCAGTGGGTAGCAGAGCACGCTCCCTCGCAAAGTCCtgtcaaagtcgacgagACACGCATCTTCCACCAGCTCTTCACCTCGGACGATCCGGCAGCTGAGGAGAACTTCTTGGACCACGTCAACCCGGATTCTCTCGAAATCGTGCGCGGTGCTATGGTCGAGGTTGGTTTTTGGGATGTGGCCAAgcgcagcgtcgagcacgCTAGAAAGGAGGCTGCTCAGCGCACCGAAAGagccgaagccgatgcGGCCaaagcgagaagcgagaccGAGACTAGTGCAACCGAgggtgctggtgcaggTGCTCCTCAACGTACTGCTGATCAACTGGTGGGCAAAGAGTTGGTCCGCTTCCAGGGTATGCGTACCGCCTACTTTGCGCTCGATCGCTTGAGCGGCGATTTGGGCCTCTTTGGTGATAAACAGAAGGGCGGCAAGATTGTGCTCAACAGGATCGTCTCGTTGAAAGAGGATGCAAAGAAGGACGATAAGGCAGTCGCGTCACCGGTGGCCAAGAAAGCCAAGTAAAGCCCGGATTCACTTTCAAGTTGCGTTGTCGTATGATCCTCATCGATACATCCATTGCCTCTTGTTACCTACATTAGAGCTGAGCTCCACTGGCGATGTGTGAGAGTTGTTTGAGTGGATTCACGCGGTGAATTTTTTTTTCCGTCTCTGCCGACGAGGTTGTGTACTGCCGGCCACTATGGGGTCTTGCAACTCGCCAAATGAGGCTTAGCACGTTGGCTAAGCGGTTTTGGTGTGTGCGGTGCTGTCATCGACACAGGCATCTACAGATCACGCTGTTCTCGCGAGAAAGATGGGGAAGGATACAAGATTGATTACAAGTGTGGTGCTAGAGCGCGAACGTGGATCAGTCAAGCCTTGTTAGTAGCGGCGGCAGCTTGAGCCTTGGCGACGTCGCTGGTGCCGTACTGGATTCTGTATTCGATCATCTTTGCGATTTTGTCGGCGTATTTGGGCTGATCAGTTTGCATGAAGTGGATGATTTGGTCGAGAGTGACTACGGAGTAGACTTTTGTGTTGTAGCGAAGTTCGACCTGGGTGATGGCCGAGGTTGTGCCGGGGATGCCGTTGGTGGCGGATTTTTCTTGGCGGTCGAGAGCGATGACTACGCCGGCAAGAGACGCTTGAGGATGAGAAGCGAGGATGTCCATGGCCTCGTTGATCGCTGTACCTGCGGTAATGACGTCGTCGAGAATCAGAACTCGGCCTTTCAGCTCGGCGCCGACGAGCGAACCACCTTCACCATGCGTCTTGGCTTCCTTGCGATTGAAACAGAATCCCACATCAATCCCATGGTTCAGCTGAAGCGCCATCGAAGTGGCCGCCGCCAACGGAATCCCCTTGTACGCAGGACCAAACAACACGTCAAACTGCACGCCCGACTCGACAATTCGCTTGGCATAACACTCGGCCACCTTGGCCACCTTGCCACCCGTGTTGAACAAGCCAGCATTGAAAAAGTACGGACTAGATCGACCCGATTTCAACGTGTACGGTCCATCGAATTTGAGAATTGCCGAATCGAGCGCCAGCTGGATGTACTCGCACTGATACGCAGCCAGCTCGACCGGCGCTGGTGTGGCAGCTCCAACTGCAGCCAGAGCACCTTGGTTCGAGCAAGACATGGCGGCTCGTGCAGCGTCTTCTTGATCCGACAGTTGCGACTCAGCCGGCTTTACCGCCTTGGCTTTCTTGGATGGTTGAGATGAAAATTGTCTTGCGCCGtcgacgctcgacaagTCCGTGTCAAAGATTCGGAACGACAACGCGCTGCACGAAACGAAACGAAACGAAGCGAATCGTGATAAGAGCAAAGAAAACAAACGCAccaaaatcgtgaatggacGAGATGAAAGATTTTTTTCAAAAAATCAACATAAGAAGCAATGGTCAGTGCGACAATTCAGAATTTCCAACATTCACCGTTCGGATTGGCAGACAAACAACCAACTCGAACTCGGGCACATGAGCAGCAGGCATAGCCACGAACCCACGAACCCAGCAAGCCAGGAACGGACGAACGGTCAAGGCCGCATTTTTCTGTCAACTTACCTCTTCTCTTGCTTGTCCAGCATCAGGTTGACACTGTTGACCGCTCTCCAGATGGGAAAGCTCAATTTGTAATCGAGTTTCCTACCTTCGTGTTCCGAGGGAAGCACATCAACCACGTAGCTTCCCAttttcttgctcttgagcagctcgccaaactcTCCAGGCACATTGTCCAGGATCGGATAGTGGTGAGCGATGAGGAAGGCGAGATCTTTCAGCTCGGCTTTCAGCACAGTTCGTTCGCCCATGTGAGGTCGAACGGACAGGATAGCATCCGAGATGATCCTCCATTTGCACTCGAGCGTGCCGTCGCGGCCAGCGTCCTGTCGACCGAGACTCTTGATGCCACAGTTGATCAGGCGCAGCGAGATCGGATTCATGTGTGGGTGGTTACCGCGACCGGGACCACCGCCGGTAATCACGGCACGAGCCGTGGTAGAAGTGAGGTAGACCGATCGCAAAGGTTGGTGATCTTCGTTTCGCACGAGCAGGTTGCGCAGAGGAAACGTGTCTTTGAGATCGAAAAACTTTTTGCAGGCTTGAACCTGCTCGTTGGATGGTGGGATATAGGCAAACGGATCTTCCTTGTAGGGAAGTCCACCAGGAATGCCGTGACCTTCAGAGACAGCTTTCTGCTGAGAAGCTTTGCGTGCGCGATCAGCCGCATGCTTGTCCTCCTTGACGTTCGTGTCttcagctgcttggtcAACTTGGATGGGCTCAGCCTCAGTTTCAGCCGCGACCGCAGATCCGTCGTCCTCCTTCATCTTCTTGGCGGCAGGCTGGTCGGCGTCTACTTCAGCCGAGAGCTCTCGCTTGACCGCGTTGGTGAGCGACTCACCATCGGGTCGCATCGCATCAAGGTGTTCCATGGCGCGGATCATACCGGCAGCCATACCCTCGTCGTCAGGGTTGCCGACCTTTTCGAGTAGCGCCACAAAGAAGCCACCAGTGTCTTGCAGATGAGGGTACAGACGCATGCAGTGCTGCATGCCAAGCGCCTCCTCATCGCCCTGCGGCCAGAGCGACTTGGGAGTGCGCGAGGCGagatcagcatcgagctcgtTCAGCTGGTCCCAGTCATTGATCCATGCAATCTCGGGAAGGCGGTCACGGTACTCGGCGGACCCAATCTCGGGCTGTGTCGCCtccgcctctgcctccgcctcggcttgcgcttctgcttctgcttctgcttctacttccgcttccgcttccggCTCTTGTggcgcagcatcgatggcagcagcagcctcgtcTACTTGGCCGTCTGCATCCTTcatgtcggcatcgacgagcccCGCCTCTCCATCCGTACCGGCAGTTgccttggcagccttcTGCTTGGCGTATTTCGACTTGCCAAACAGGTGAGCGCCTCGACCGGGCGCAGCTCTCCAGGTGGTGAGACCGTTTCTTCGCACAAGCTCGGGCAATTTGGAGCTGCagtcgacgatgcgcacCTTGCCTTCGAAGCGTCGCAGAGCCTCGGCAACAACCGCCTCGTTCTCGATCGGGTTCATGGAGCACGTCGAGTAGACGAGACGTCCGCCCTCGCGAAGCTGGTTGAGACCGCGCATGAGAATCTTGAGCTGAAGAGCGTGGAGGCCGACGGCGTTGTTGGGCGTCCACTCCTTCCAGATTGGCACATTCTTTCGGATGGTGCCGTCGCCAGAGCATGGAACGTCGGCGAGAATGCGATCGTACTTCATGGCAGTCTGAATCACCTCAGCACCCTCGTCAGCCGCCTTCCAGGGCACCTGGATCGACTGGTAGTTGGAAGCATCCAGGTTGGTGACCAACAGATTCGGAGAGGGGAGTCGCTGCGATTGGTGCACAAGCATGTGAGCACGCTTGGTGTCAGAGTCGTTGGCAATCACAAGACCGGTCGGCATCGGATTGTAGGCGCTAGGGCCTGAAGTGAAGGGCGAGTggagcgactcgatcaGCTGAGCCGTCTTGGAACCAGGCGCGGCGCACATGTCGAGAACAAGATGGTGAGGCTGTAcatcgaggaagagaggtggcagcatcgacacaGCCTCCTGACGACTGATCGAGCCAACGTCAGTCTCGTGGACGAGGAACTGGTGGAACCGCTTGAACTCGGGCGACTTTCGAATGACGTTCTTCTTGGTGTTGAGGTGCCATCCGAGACCGTCAGGATACCAAGGTAGCGTCTTGGGTGGGTCTACCTTTTCGCCGTCAAACGTGACATTGGACAGGAAAGGAATGTAGATATCCTGAAGTGCTTTTACAAGCTGTGGTGTGGTCTCCTTTCCGGCTGTCAGTCGGAAGGTGGTCGGCAGAGGGGTGCGAAGATAGTCCATGAACGTGGCCCACTCGCAAGGGTCCAGGATGCCTTGGTCGATGTAGTAGGCCTCCAGACGCGCATTCTTCTGGTCACTGGGGCAGTACGACTGTCTCAGCGCCTGAGCGTTATGACCTCCACGCCCGCCACCGcgacctcctcctccacgTCCCCGTCCTCCGCCGCGGCCACGACCACGACCGCCTCCacgtcctcctcctcggtTACCTCCACGAGCCATTCTGGACCTGGCCCTGAGCAGGAATGTTTGGTTCGGAGTTGTAGAAAGTTTCGGGGCCGAATCTGAAGTGCTGGAATGGATGTAAAGTGATCGACAGCCTCGATCAGGTTGTTATAGGTGAGGGCGAGAGGGTGAGTCAAGTTTTGCAACTGACCAGGAAAGGGTCCCCATTTGCTTGCATTcagtgattcacgattcactgCTTACAGCTTGCTTttctcattcacgattctgttttctttttgtttttgtttttgttttggCCTCTCGTGAAATTTTGCATTTCACCGTGTTTCTTCTTGAATCGGGACATGGACGGCTTGAAAAAATCGGGAGTCGGATCCGAACCTCAAGGTGTCAGAGTGCGTATTGCGAGTGGAGTGCATTCAGAGCCTACAACTCGTAACCATACCCAGCTTCGTCTGCGCACCAACCATTCACACTGGGTCTAGTCGCATGGCTCCTCTTGGTCAGTTGGCTTTGCATTCTACTTGAAAGTACTGGCGTCGTGCTCTCACCTTTGCGAACGATTCCAATAGACATGGCTGTTACTGCGTCAATGAGCGCAATCGACGCGCTCGATCTGATCCGAAACACCATCAGACAATCAGCTAACCCGTCGGAGCCTCTTGCTTCAATTCAGCTATTCGATGACCAGTCCTCACCCGTCGCTTCGATACTCCAAGCGTCTACGCTCAAAATTGACAATGTTTCGCTCAGCAAGTCCACCACGACGAGACTGGCGCGCTCCAGAGACGAACTGGCAACTCGCCTTTCTTCCGGCCATCTCCCGCATCCGGACACAGAGCCTTCGTTCTTCTACGATGTCGAAGCAGTCATGCTCGCTCTGCAAACACG
This genomic interval carries:
- a CDS encoding putative glutamine-tRNA ligase, coding for MPPKVDVNDPENARLLKLFESLNLTGNRAIETLTNPKHVAAIESVIAHNHLTNKQIDPKASALIISASTAKDASNQPARDYIVSRILDASLTSSDQVNAAYKYLSSLNSEPDKAAFDKECGVGVVVTPQQSRKAVDDYIASHRSELDPVDGWPKLGSILSGVKASPDMRWANAVDLKDAVDAALLATYGPKKPPPPKEKKKPSASTSAHPKKEAAPAGPVDPDAMFKEGFLASLHKPGENPQIKPELKQQHLAATKGMVMTRFPPEPNGFLHIGHSKAIAVNFGFARFHRGLCYLRYDDTNPEAEEEKYFTSILETVRWLGFEPFKVTYSSDYFQQLYQLAVELIKRGKAYVDHSTPEEIKEQRGGPERGPRKPSRFRDRPVQESLQDFEDMKNGKYAPGKVTLRMKQDIENGNPQMWDLIAYRVLEASHHRTGKDWCIYPTYDFTHCLVDSFENISHSLCTTEFILSRESYEWLCDALEVYKPRQSEYGRLALQGTVMSKRKILKLVKERYIEDWDDPRMFTLIALRRRGVPPGAILSFVSALGVTTAKSTIQISRFDQAVRQYLELSTPRLMMVLNPLKVTIENLPDDHFQEIEKPLHPKAPEMGTNKIPFTRTVYIDSSDFRTEDSKDYFRLAPGKTVGLLQVPFPITCQSFKTNDQGVPIEVIATYGDTSSAKPKTYIQWVAEHAPSQSPVKVDETRIFHQLFTSDDPAAEENFLDHVNPDSLEIVRGAMVEVGFWDVAKRSVEHARKEAAQRTERAEADAAKARSETETSATEGAGAGAPQRTADQLVGKELVRFQGMRTAYFALDRLSGDLGLFGDKQKGGKIVLNRIVSLKEDAKKDDKAVASPVAKKAK
- a CDS encoding uncharacterized protein (related to NCL1 - tRNA (cytosine-5-)-methyltransferase / probable Orotate phosphoribosyl transferase), which translates into the protein MARGGNRGGGRGGGRGRGRGGGRGRGGGGRGGGRGGHNAQALRQSYCPSDQKNARLEAYYIDQGILDPCEWATFMDYLRTPLPTTFRLTAGKETTPQLVKALQDIYIPFLSNVTFDGEKVDPPKTLPWYPDGLGWHLNTKKNVIRKSPEFKRFHQFLVHETDVGSISRQEAVSMLPPLFLDVQPHHLVLDMCAAPGSKTAQLIESLHSPFTSGPSAYNPMPTGLVIANDSDTKRAHMLVHQSQRLPSPNLLVTNLDASNYQSIQVPWKAADEGAEVIQTAMKYDRILADVPCSGDGTIRKNVPIWKEWTPNNAVGLHALQLKILMRGLNQLREGGRLVYSTCSMNPIENEAVVAEALRRFEGKVRIVDCSSKLPELVRRNGLTTWRAAPGRGAHLFGKSKYAKQKAAKATAGTDGEAGLVDADMKDADGQVDEAAAAIDAAPQEPEAEAEVEAEAEAEAQAEAEAEAEATQPEIGSAEYRDRLPEIAWINDWDQLNELDADLASRTPKSLWPQGDEEALGMQHCMRLYPHLQDTGGFFVALLEKVGNPDDEGMAAGMIRAMEHLDAMRPDGESLTNAVKRELSAEVDADQPAAKKMKEDDGSAVAAETEAEPIQVDQAAEDTNVKEDKHAADRARKASQQKAVSEGHGIPGGLPYKEDPFAYIPPSNEQVQACKKFFDLKDTFPLRNLLVRNEDHQPLRSVYLTSTTARAVITGGGPGRGNHPHMNPISLRLINCGIKSLGRQDAGRDGTLECKWRIISDAILSVRPHMGERTVLKAELKDLAFLIAHHYPILDNVPGEFGELLKSKKMGSYVVDVLPSEHEGRKLDYKLSFPIWRAVNSVNLMLDKQEKSALSFRIFDTDLSSVDGARQFSSQPSKKAKAVKPAESQLSDQEDAARAAMSCSNQGALAAVGAATPAPVELAAYQCEYIQLALDSAILKFDGPYTLKSGRSSPYFFNAGLFNTGGKVAKVAECYAKRIVESGVQFDVLFGPAYKGIPLAAATSMALQLNHGIDVGFCFNRKEAKTHGEGGSLVGAELKGRVLILDDVITAGTAINEAMDILASHPQASLAGVVIALDRQEKSATNGIPGTTSAITQVELRYNTKVYSVVTLDQIIHFMQTDQPKYADKIAKMIEYRIQYGTSDVAKAQAAAATNKA